A region from the Phaenicophaeus curvirostris isolate KB17595 chromosome 3, BPBGC_Pcur_1.0, whole genome shotgun sequence genome encodes:
- the LOC138718563 gene encoding forkhead box protein J1-like: MAEGWLSHEETGKDRGQEGSRRDSDDVDDSLPNLTWLLDFSIISASMGNSSCCPSSPDPHSCQDIPSFAAPCSPLDTDQLCMEMPQTPRMPISSSSWMTEHHVVSTHPQLTAGIDYQTNPYIKPPYSYATLICMAMEASKEPHVTLSDIYKWITDNFCYFRQADPVWQNSIRHNLSSNKRFIKVPREKDKPGRGGFWKLDPQYIEQLKSGAFKKQRMRPVQIHPASTAKAQQEAQRGASLAASACASNKVLSVNLESQLLLKEFEEGLGNQNWNPVDGKRGLKRKQPLPKQTAKACRLSNSALLSQEEQTQLGSLKGDSDPSLNREVSTFGDLELLSPVSLKTLNLELMAQGHHFECPQGPEQVLTESSQNSLSLDESFVATSFLQHLCDEGTSDLSNSANAEQLFEVNDASVIADVSNWINLDSLL; the protein is encoded by the exons ATGGCTGAGGGGTGGCTGAGCCAcgaggagacagggaaggacagagggcaggagggcagcaggagagactcGGACGATGTGGACGACAGCCTGCCCAACCTGACGTggctgctggacttctccatcatCAGCGCTAGCATGGgcaactcctcctgctgccccagcagcccggacccccacagctgtcaggacatccccagctttgctgcacCGTGCTCACCCCTGGACACTGACCAACTGTGCATGGAAATGCCCCAAACTCCACGcatgcccatctcctcctccagctggatgaCGGAGCACCACGTTGTGTCCACGCACCCTCAGCTGACGGCGGGTATTGACTACCAGACCAACCCCTACATCAAACCACCCTATTCTTATGCCACCCTCATCTGCATGGCGATGGAAGCCAGCAAGGAGCCCCACGTCACCCTCTCCGACATCTACAAGTGGATTACCGACAACTTCTGCTACTTCCGTCAAGCTGATCCCGTGTGGCAG aacTCCATCCGGCACAACCTCTCCTCAAACAAGCGCTTCATCAAGGTGCCTCGAGAGAAGGACAAGCCAGGGAGAGGTGGCTTTTGGAAGCTTGACCCGCAATACATTGAGCAGCTCAAGAGCGGtgccttcaaaaagcagaggatgcgCCCAGTGCAGATCCACCCAGCCTCCACTGCGAAAGCCCAGCAAGAAGCACAGCGTGGTGCCTCCCTGGCTGCTTCAGCTTGTGCCTCCAATAAAGTCCTCTCTGTCAACCTggagtcacagctgctgctgaaagagtttGAAGAAGGTCTTGGCAACCAGAACTGGAATCCAGTGGATGGCAAAAGAGGGCTCAAGCGCAAGCAGCCCTTGCccaagcaaacagccaaagcgTGTCGGCTTTCCAATTCCGCCTTgctgagccaggaggagcagaccCAGCTGGGATCCCTGAAAGGGGACTCTGACCCCAGCCTGAACAGAGAGGTCTCCACTTTTGGGGATCTGGAGCTCTTATCTCCAGTCAGCCTCAAAACGCTCAACCTGGAGTTGATGGCACAAGGGCACCACTTTGAATGTCCCCAGGGGCCGGAGCAGGTCCTCACTGAGTCCTCCCAGAACAGCCTGAGCCTGGACGAAAGCTTCGTGgccacttctttcctgcagcatctctgtgatgaAGGGACAAGCGATCTCTCAAATTCTGCCAATGCGGAGCAGTTGTTTGAAGTCAACGATGCCTCTGTAATAGCGGATGTCAGCAACTGGATCAATCTGGATTCCCTCTTGTAA